Proteins encoded by one window of Hyphomicrobium nitrativorans NL23:
- a CDS encoding septation protein A, giving the protein MSQLDTKSAAGPHNAEPPLLKFLLELGPLVVFFIVNARADIFWGTGCFVVATLVSLTASRILFGKIPVMPLVSGVFVILFGSLTLYLQDELFIKLKPTIVNGIFASILFGGLLFGHALLKYLFGDVFALTAEGWRKLTFRWACFFVFLAILNEVTWRLLSTDAWVSFKLFGIMPITMAFAIAQVGLLKRYASDPEPNN; this is encoded by the coding sequence ATGAGCCAACTCGACACCAAGAGCGCCGCCGGACCTCACAACGCAGAACCCCCGCTTCTGAAGTTCCTGCTCGAACTGGGCCCGCTCGTCGTGTTCTTCATCGTCAACGCGCGCGCCGACATCTTCTGGGGCACGGGATGCTTCGTCGTGGCAACGCTCGTGTCGCTCACGGCGTCGCGCATCCTGTTCGGAAAGATCCCGGTGATGCCCCTCGTCTCGGGCGTTTTCGTTATCCTGTTCGGCAGTCTTACGCTTTATCTTCAGGACGAGCTTTTCATCAAGCTGAAGCCGACCATCGTCAACGGCATCTTCGCCAGCATCCTGTTCGGCGGTTTGCTGTTCGGGCACGCCCTGCTCAAATATCTTTTCGGCGACGTATTCGCTCTCACGGCCGAAGGCTGGCGCAAGCTGACGTTCCGTTGGGCGTGCTTCTTTGTCTTTCTCGCAATACTCAATGAAGTGACATGGCGCCTCTTGTCGACCGACGCTTGGGTGTCTTTCAAACTATTTGGTATCATGCCGATAACAATGGCGTTCGCCATCGCACAAGTCGGACTGTTAAAGCGTTATGCGTCGGACCCCGAGCCGAACAACTGA
- a CDS encoding GNAT family N-acetyltransferase: protein MLGSRSDIKVRKGKLADAQPVAEAFRESWTQAYRGVIPHTHLENMIRRRGADWWSNVIKSGDNLIVIEKAGAIAGYATLGFSRTRGPYQGEIYELYIAPVYQGLGLGEHLFEACRHGLDQRRLKGLIVWALAENTRATDFYWRRGGRPVKQAFETMSGEKLEKIAFAWPT from the coding sequence ATGTTAGGGTCGCGTTCCGACATCAAGGTTCGTAAGGGGAAGCTCGCCGACGCTCAGCCCGTCGCCGAAGCTTTTCGCGAATCCTGGACGCAGGCGTATCGCGGTGTCATCCCCCACACCCATCTGGAAAACATGATCCGCCGGCGCGGCGCCGATTGGTGGTCGAACGTCATCAAGAGCGGTGACAATCTCATCGTAATCGAGAAGGCCGGCGCCATCGCCGGTTACGCGACGCTCGGCTTTTCGCGCACGCGCGGTCCCTATCAAGGCGAGATCTACGAACTCTACATTGCACCCGTTTATCAGGGCCTCGGGCTCGGCGAGCACCTGTTCGAAGCTTGCCGCCACGGGCTGGACCAGCGCCGTCTCAAGGGGCTCATCGTCTGGGCGCTGGCTGAGAACACACGCGCCACGGATTTTTACTGGCGCCGCGGCGGCCGCCCCGTGAAGCAGGCCTTCGAAACGATGAGCGGCGAAAAGCTCGAAAAAATCGCTTTCGCCTGGCCGACCTGA
- a CDS encoding inner membrane-spanning protein YciB produces the protein MSRRRLYPFNAEQTVNILSEFGPLVLMFVVNALYGIAAGTWALIVSTLVAIVAMIYMFRRPPIFPLIASSVTIVFGALTLITGDPMWVQIKVTIFNAMFAGFLFLGLWLDRNFFQYVFEKTFHYTKAGWDTFTRSFAWFFVLTALLNEVVRIGFKDDQIYHVLGFAMNGVDVWIAFKLFFVLPMSGIYAWLLTKWMSKHHL, from the coding sequence ATGAGCCGCCGCCGCCTCTATCCGTTCAACGCCGAGCAGACGGTCAACATCCTCAGCGAGTTCGGACCGCTCGTCTTGATGTTCGTCGTCAACGCGCTCTACGGGATCGCGGCTGGCACGTGGGCGCTGATCGTTTCGACCCTCGTCGCGATTGTCGCGATGATCTACATGTTCCGCCGCCCGCCCATCTTCCCGCTCATCGCGTCATCGGTCACCATCGTCTTCGGCGCCTTGACGCTGATCACCGGCGACCCGATGTGGGTGCAGATCAAGGTCACGATCTTCAACGCGATGTTCGCGGGCTTCCTCTTCCTCGGCCTCTGGCTGGATCGCAACTTCTTCCAGTACGTCTTCGAGAAGACCTTTCATTATACCAAGGCAGGCTGGGACACGTTCACGCGCAGCTTCGCCTGGTTCTTCGTCCTCACGGCACTTTTGAACGAAGTCGTCCGCATCGGCTTCAAAGACGACCAGATCTACCACGTTCTCGGTTTCGCCATGAACGGCGTCGATGTCTGGATCGCGTTCAAGCTGTTCTTCGTGCTTCCGATGAGCGGCATCTACGCATGGCTTCTCACCAAATGGATGAGCAAGCATCACTTGTGA
- the ftsY gene encoding signal recognition particle-docking protein FtsY, with product MGDARQPRRPPLEWDGPRVTADTPKRKGFLSRWLGTAEEPEAPAEETASDIATPESDFANPAPPPPQDQSETPAPAGTATPSQPEVTELDASAEPEPAAEPARVGWFGRLKAGLSKTSSRLTESIAGLVTKKKLDHETLEDLEDVLIGADLGIETASRITAALAKGRFDKAVSPEEVRAVLADEVARVLEPVAQPLVIDDSLKPHVILVLGVNGSGKTTTIGKLAARFTREGRRVMLAAGDTFRAAAIDQLKVWGERTGAPVVSRDLGADASGLAFDALKEAKEGGYDVLLLDTAGRLQNKEGLMAELEKVVRVIKKLDPDAPHSTLLVLDATTGQNALQQVDVFGKRAGVSGLVMTKLDGTARGGILVAIAAKYGLPVHAIGVGEGIDDLQAFSAGDYARAIAEI from the coding sequence GTGGGCGACGCTCGGCAGCCACGACGGCCGCCGCTTGAATGGGATGGTCCACGCGTGACGGCCGACACACCGAAACGGAAAGGGTTTCTGAGCCGCTGGCTTGGAACGGCGGAAGAGCCCGAGGCGCCCGCCGAGGAGACCGCGTCGGACATTGCGACGCCTGAGAGCGATTTCGCGAACCCCGCACCGCCGCCGCCACAAGACCAATCCGAAACGCCCGCTCCGGCCGGGACAGCAACGCCGTCCCAACCCGAAGTCACTGAGTTGGACGCCAGCGCGGAACCGGAACCCGCAGCCGAGCCCGCGCGCGTCGGCTGGTTCGGCCGCCTCAAGGCTGGCCTGTCGAAAACGTCGTCGCGTCTGACGGAAAGCATCGCCGGCCTCGTTACCAAGAAGAAGCTCGATCACGAAACGCTCGAAGACCTCGAAGACGTTCTGATCGGCGCCGACCTCGGCATCGAAACCGCTTCCCGCATCACGGCTGCCCTCGCAAAAGGCCGCTTCGACAAAGCCGTCTCGCCGGAAGAGGTGCGCGCAGTCCTCGCAGATGAAGTCGCGCGCGTCCTGGAACCCGTCGCGCAGCCGCTCGTCATCGACGACAGCTTGAAACCGCACGTCATTCTCGTGCTCGGCGTCAACGGCTCCGGCAAGACGACCACAATCGGCAAACTCGCCGCACGCTTCACCCGCGAAGGCCGTCGCGTGATGCTGGCCGCCGGCGACACCTTCCGCGCCGCCGCCATCGACCAACTCAAGGTTTGGGGCGAGCGCACCGGCGCGCCCGTCGTCTCGCGCGATCTCGGCGCCGACGCCTCGGGCCTCGCCTTCGACGCGCTGAAAGAGGCGAAAGAGGGCGGCTACGACGTTCTCCTGCTCGACACCGCCGGCCGCCTTCAGAACAAGGAGGGGCTGATGGCCGAGCTCGAAAAGGTCGTGCGCGTCATCAAGAAGCTCGATCCGGATGCGCCGCACAGCACTCTGCTGGTGCTTGACGCGACGACCGGCCAGAACGCGCTGCAGCAGGTCGACGTGTTCGGCAAGCGCGCAGGCGTCAGCGGGCTCGTCATGACCAAGCTCGACGGAACGGCGCGCGGCGGCATCCTCGTCGCCATCGCAGCAAAATATGGCCTTCCCGTTCACGCCATCGGCGTCGGCGAAGGGATCGACGACCTTCAAGCCTTCTCTGCCGGGGACTACGCACGCGCCATTGCAGAAATCTGA
- a CDS encoding phasin family protein, which produces MNDFTRQTQEFFSAAKDARIPEQVQAIAEDSVSKARETYGKLNSVAKDNAKVFEEATVAAFASAKSIGEKVLKNTEANAEAVFDAAEAIARAKTFPELIQLQTAFVQKQFTVAGAQSKELFELSTKLAQQTFETFNSAATKSFEQVKKAG; this is translated from the coding sequence ATGAACGACTTTACCCGCCAGACCCAAGAGTTCTTTTCCGCCGCCAAGGATGCCCGCATCCCCGAGCAGGTTCAGGCCATCGCCGAGGACAGCGTGTCGAAGGCTCGCGAGACCTACGGCAAGCTGAACAGTGTCGCCAAGGACAACGCCAAGGTGTTTGAGGAAGCGACCGTCGCGGCCTTCGCCAGCGCCAAGTCGATCGGCGAGAAGGTCCTGAAGAACACGGAGGCAAACGCCGAAGCCGTGTTCGACGCCGCCGAGGCCATTGCCCGCGCCAAGACGTTTCCCGAGCTGATCCAGCTGCAGACGGCGTTCGTCCAGAAGCAGTTCACGGTCGCTGGCGCCCAGTCGAAGGAGCTCTTCGAGCTGTCGACCAAGCTTGCCCAGCAGACGTTCGAGACCTTCAACTCGGCCGCGACGAAATCCTTCGAGCAGGTCAAGAAGGCGGGCTAA
- a CDS encoding MarR family winged helix-turn-helix transcriptional regulator produces the protein MKPLFEQKFHTGIGPKKVHITTMRDTKDEFGSLERSPLHLLHRADQCATDLFLAVLQEDGLTPRQFAVLSTIAKFEGLSQTHLVERTGIDRSTVADITQRLLKRGLIQRRRTREDARAYAVTLTELGWNRLKAAAPYVKRVDEAILAALADTHRERFVDDLIAIVDALQSKPDTPE, from the coding sequence ATGAAACCGCTCTTTGAGCAAAAGTTCCACACAGGGATTGGACCCAAAAAAGTACACATCACGACAATGCGCGACACGAAAGACGAATTCGGCAGTCTCGAGCGATCGCCTCTCCACCTTCTTCACCGTGCAGACCAATGCGCGACGGATCTCTTCCTTGCAGTTCTGCAGGAGGACGGTTTGACGCCAAGGCAGTTCGCGGTGCTGTCGACGATCGCCAAGTTCGAGGGCTTGAGCCAAACCCACCTTGTCGAGAGAACGGGCATCGACCGCTCCACGGTGGCAGACATCACGCAACGGCTTTTGAAGCGGGGCCTCATTCAACGCCGGCGCACACGCGAAGATGCGCGCGCCTACGCTGTGACGTTGACCGAGCTCGGATGGAACAGGCTGAAGGCCGCGGCGCCCTATGTAAAGCGCGTGGACGAAGCGATCCTCGCAGCGCTCGCAGACACGCACCGCGAACGTTTCGTCGACGATCTCATCGCCATCGTCGATGCGCTGCAGTCGAAGCCCGATACACCGGAATAA
- a CDS encoding ATP-dependent DNA helicase: MRKLDFLVIDEVSMVRSDLMWALDQSLRINRGRPREPFGGVRLVLFGDLHQLPPVVQEAEVAAHLESEFGGPFFFSVPALGEGAGTARLELTQVFRQSDEALISVLNRIRDGEVEEDDLIQLNERVAPIRTLGEGEKFVILTPTNAAAHRINAAYLDALPGHAHTYEAGITGDFTNASHPTDSALTLKPGAKVILLRNDPERRWVNGTIARISRLEDKKVMIEVAGREHELEPVSWEQRRYAYDKEQEKIVGTVAGTFKQYPVRLAWALTIHKAQGLTLDNVYIDLGRGTFAHGQAYVALSRCRSLEGLALARPLTPRDILFDRSALGYRERFPAL, encoded by the coding sequence ATGCGCAAGCTCGACTTTCTCGTCATCGACGAAGTCTCGATGGTACGCTCGGACCTGATGTGGGCCCTCGACCAGTCGCTCCGCATCAACCGCGGCCGCCCACGCGAACCGTTCGGCGGCGTCCGCCTCGTACTGTTCGGAGACTTGCATCAGCTCCCGCCGGTGGTTCAGGAAGCCGAGGTCGCAGCCCATCTCGAATCCGAGTTCGGCGGTCCGTTCTTCTTTTCCGTGCCCGCCCTCGGCGAAGGCGCGGGCACAGCCCGCCTCGAACTCACGCAGGTATTCCGCCAAAGCGACGAAGCGCTGATCTCGGTGCTGAACCGGATCCGCGACGGCGAGGTCGAGGAGGACGATCTCATCCAGCTCAACGAGCGCGTGGCTCCGATCCGCACGCTCGGAGAGGGCGAGAAATTTGTCATCCTGACGCCCACCAACGCCGCGGCTCACCGCATCAACGCCGCCTACCTCGACGCCCTGCCCGGCCACGCCCACACGTATGAGGCGGGCATCACCGGAGATTTCACGAACGCCTCGCACCCGACGGACAGCGCCCTCACCTTGAAACCGGGCGCCAAGGTCATCCTTCTGCGCAACGATCCCGAGCGCCGCTGGGTCAACGGCACGATCGCGCGCATCTCGCGCCTGGAAGACAAGAAGGTGATGATCGAGGTTGCCGGCCGCGAGCACGAGCTTGAGCCGGTGAGCTGGGAGCAGCGCCGCTACGCCTACGACAAGGAGCAGGAGAAGATCGTCGGCACGGTCGCCGGCACCTTCAAGCAGTACCCGGTCCGCCTCGCCTGGGCGCTCACCATTCACAAGGCCCAGGGCCTGACCCTCGACAACGTCTACATCGATCTCGGGCGCGGAACCTTCGCCCACGGTCAGGCGTATGTCGCTTTGTCGCGCTGCCGGTCTTTGGAGGGCTTGGCGCTCGCTCGCCCCCTGACGCCCCGCGACATTCTCTTCGATCGCTCGGCCTTGGGATACCGGGAGCGGTTCCCAGCGCTTTAG
- a CDS encoding aspartate-semialdehyde dehydrogenase, whose protein sequence is MGYKVAVVGATGNVGREMMNVLVERSFPADEVFAVASRRSLGAEVSYGDATLKCQDLEQFDFSKVDICLMSAGSSVSKVWSPKIGAMGAVVIDNSSCWRYDQDVPLIVPEVNADAVQGFTKKNIIANPNCSTAQLVVALKPLHDAAKIKRVVVSTYQSVSGAGKDAMDELWSQTKGKYVPGQDVEPNKFPKQIAFNCIPHIDVFMEDGFTKEEWKMVAETKKMLDPSIKLTATCVRVPVFVGHSESVNIEFERPITADEARDILRDAPGVQVVDKREPGGYVTPVEAAGEFDTFVSRIREDATVENGLAMWIVSDNLLKGAALNTVQIAETLIGRNLLKAAA, encoded by the coding sequence ATGGGATATAAAGTCGCTGTCGTGGGTGCGACCGGCAATGTCGGCCGCGAAATGATGAACGTGCTCGTCGAGCGCAGCTTCCCCGCTGACGAAGTCTTCGCCGTTGCTTCGCGCCGTTCGCTCGGCGCCGAGGTTTCGTACGGAGACGCGACTCTCAAATGCCAGGACCTCGAACAGTTCGATTTCTCGAAAGTGGATATTTGCCTGATGTCCGCCGGCTCATCCGTGTCGAAGGTCTGGAGCCCGAAGATCGGGGCCATGGGTGCGGTCGTGATCGATAACTCGTCGTGCTGGCGCTATGACCAGGACGTGCCGCTCATCGTGCCGGAAGTCAACGCGGATGCCGTTCAGGGCTTCACGAAGAAGAACATCATCGCCAACCCCAACTGCTCGACGGCCCAGTTGGTCGTCGCGCTGAAGCCGCTGCACGATGCCGCGAAGATCAAGCGCGTCGTCGTCTCGACCTATCAGTCCGTTTCGGGCGCGGGCAAGGATGCGATGGACGAGCTGTGGTCTCAGACCAAGGGCAAGTACGTGCCCGGGCAGGACGTCGAGCCGAACAAGTTTCCGAAGCAGATCGCCTTCAACTGCATTCCTCATATCGACGTTTTCATGGAAGACGGTTTCACGAAAGAGGAATGGAAGATGGTCGCCGAGACGAAGAAGATGCTCGACCCGTCCATCAAGCTGACGGCGACGTGCGTGCGCGTGCCGGTGTTCGTCGGTCACTCGGAGTCGGTCAACATCGAGTTCGAGCGGCCGATCACGGCGGACGAAGCGCGCGATATCCTGCGTGACGCACCGGGCGTGCAGGTGGTCGATAAGCGCGAGCCGGGCGGCTACGTCACGCCTGTCGAGGCGGCCGGCGAGTTCGACACGTTCGTGTCGCGCATTCGCGAGGATGCAACCGTCGAGAACGGTCTTGCGATGTGGATCGTGTCGGACAACCTGCTCAAAGGCGCGGCACTCAACACCGTGCAGATCGCGGAAACGCTGATCGGCCGTAACCTGCTCAAGGCCGCGGCGTAG
- the mtaB gene encoding tRNA (N(6)-L-threonylcarbamoyladenosine(37)-C(2))-methylthiotransferase MtaB, whose product MSEPLIVTLGCRLNTYESEVMRRHASDAGLDDCIIVNTCAVTAEAVRQAEQTIRRLRRERPGARLVVTGCAAQIEPERFAEMPGVDHVVGNAEKLAPETFKALATDTLADVAVNDIMSVRETALHMIDGFGSRARAYLQIQNGCDHRCTFCIIPMGRGPSRSVPAGEVVAQARRLVEAGYPEIVLTGVDMTSYGADLPGSMSLGRLAKQILKHVPELRRLRLSSIDQVEADRHLIDVIASEPRLMPHLHLSMQAGDDMILKRMKRRHLREDAIRFCNEIRRLRPDVVFGADLIAGFPTETEDMFERTLDIVDTCGLTYLHVFPYSPRKGTPAARMPQVARAAIKERAARLRAKGEAAHSNYLDRLAGRRTEILMEREDLGRTPHFAEVRLDRPALIGSFQWATLGSHDGRRLNGMVHA is encoded by the coding sequence ATGTCCGAACCCCTGATCGTGACGCTTGGCTGCCGGCTCAACACTTACGAGTCCGAGGTGATGCGCCGCCACGCCTCCGACGCAGGTCTCGACGATTGCATCATCGTCAACACGTGCGCCGTCACCGCCGAAGCCGTTCGCCAAGCAGAGCAGACCATCCGCCGCTTGCGGCGCGAGCGCCCCGGCGCGCGCCTCGTCGTCACGGGCTGCGCCGCACAGATCGAACCGGAGCGCTTTGCGGAAATGCCGGGCGTGGATCACGTCGTCGGTAACGCGGAGAAGCTCGCACCCGAAACATTCAAGGCCCTCGCCACCGACACGTTGGCGGACGTCGCCGTCAACGACATCATGAGCGTACGCGAAACCGCGCTGCACATGATCGACGGCTTTGGCTCGCGCGCCCGCGCTTACCTCCAAATTCAAAACGGCTGCGATCATCGCTGCACGTTCTGCATCATTCCCATGGGCCGCGGCCCCTCGCGCTCGGTGCCCGCCGGAGAAGTCGTCGCGCAAGCCAGGAGGCTCGTCGAGGCCGGATATCCCGAGATCGTCCTCACCGGCGTCGACATGACGTCCTACGGTGCCGATCTCCCGGGCAGCATGTCGCTCGGCCGGCTCGCCAAGCAGATCCTGAAGCACGTCCCCGAACTCCGCCGTCTTCGCCTCTCGTCCATCGATCAGGTCGAAGCCGACCGGCATCTCATCGATGTCATCGCGTCCGAACCGCGCCTGATGCCTCACCTGCATCTTTCGATGCAGGCCGGCGACGACATGATCCTGAAGCGCATGAAGCGTCGCCACCTGCGCGAGGACGCCATCCGCTTCTGCAACGAAATTCGCCGCCTGCGCCCCGACGTCGTGTTCGGCGCCGACCTGATCGCCGGCTTCCCGACCGAGACGGAAGACATGTTCGAACGCACGCTCGACATCGTCGACACGTGCGGCCTCACTTACCTCCACGTCTTCCCCTATTCGCCGCGCAAAGGCACGCCCGCCGCACGCATGCCGCAAGTCGCGCGCGCCGCCATCAAGGAACGCGCCGCACGCCTGCGCGCGAAAGGCGAAGCAGCCCACAGCAACTATCTCGACCGCCTCGCCGGTCGCCGTACGGAGATCTTGATGGAGCGCGAAGACCTCGGCCGCACACCGCATTTCGCCGAAGTGCGCCTCGACCGGCCCGCACTGATCGGCTCGTTTCAGTGGGCGACGCTCGGCAGCCACGACGGCCGCCGCTTGAATGGGATGGTCCACGCGTGA
- the dapF gene encoding diaminopimelate epimerase, translated as MTSAPTRYVKMNGLGNEIVVVDFRRGGGPLKPQDVRAVAENPATGFDQMMVLHKARTPGTDAFVLIFNTDGSESAACGNGTRCIAWLEHLGTGRSEFRYETRAGLLDVGVKNSDDITVDMGQPRFGWADVPLSEPFHDTRAIELQIGPIEAPILHSPSVVNVGNPHVVFWTDKPVDSYDLARFGPMIENHPLFPERVNVTLADVQSRDTIRIRTWERGAGLTRACGTAACATAVSAMRKRLADRKVTVTLPGGPLVIEWTADDRILMTGPAEIEHEGDLDAILSANRAPAPPLVPHERLP; from the coding sequence ATGACATCCGCCCCCACCCGCTATGTAAAGATGAACGGCCTCGGCAACGAGATTGTCGTCGTCGATTTCCGTCGCGGGGGCGGCCCACTGAAGCCTCAGGACGTGAGAGCCGTCGCGGAAAATCCCGCCACAGGTTTCGACCAGATGATGGTGCTCCACAAGGCGCGAACACCCGGCACGGACGCATTCGTTCTGATCTTCAACACCGATGGATCGGAATCGGCCGCCTGCGGCAACGGCACACGCTGCATCGCCTGGCTTGAGCACCTCGGCACCGGAAGATCGGAATTCCGCTATGAAACCCGCGCTGGCCTGCTCGACGTCGGCGTGAAGAACAGCGACGACATCACGGTCGATATGGGTCAGCCCCGCTTCGGCTGGGCCGACGTTCCGCTCTCCGAGCCGTTTCACGATACCCGCGCCATCGAGCTGCAGATCGGCCCCATCGAAGCGCCGATCCTGCACTCCCCGTCGGTGGTCAACGTCGGTAATCCTCACGTCGTATTCTGGACCGACAAGCCGGTGGATAGTTACGATCTTGCGCGGTTCGGCCCGATGATCGAGAACCACCCGCTGTTTCCCGAGCGCGTCAACGTCACGCTCGCGGACGTTCAATCCCGCGATACCATCCGTATTCGCACCTGGGAGCGGGGCGCGGGCCTCACCCGCGCGTGTGGCACGGCGGCCTGCGCAACCGCCGTCTCGGCCATGCGCAAAAGGCTGGCCGACCGCAAGGTCACAGTGACGCTCCCCGGCGGCCCCCTCGTCATAGAATGGACGGCCGACGACCGTATCCTCATGACAGGCCCCGCGGAAATCGAACACGAAGGCGATCTTGACGCCATTCTGTCGGCGAACCGCGCGCCGGCTCCGCCGCTTGTCCCCCACGAGCGTTTGCCCTAG